One Cryptomeria japonica chromosome 9, Sugi_1.0, whole genome shotgun sequence genomic window carries:
- the LOC131067758 gene encoding sugar carrier protein A isoform X2 → MMFVACKVMWGGVASMDHFLMKFFPNLYKRKYSHTETYGNNYCRYDNQNLGLFNSSLYVAGLFASLCASYVTRKYGRTNSIVLGGISCLLGVALEAGAINLSMLFTGRIIYGVGIGFGNQAIPVYISELAPANLRGGLNMMFEVAITFGFFTASMINYGTQKINHWGWRLSLGLGAVPALILTVGGILFLPETPNCLIEQGHVEKGRACLEKIRGTKNVQAEFEDMMDARELAKVIKNPYRNILKRTNRPQLVMAICMPAFHILTGIKTLLFYAPILFQSLGLGENSSLYCSVLTGILPLFAGLFSMATVDRWGRRALLLWGGIVMMICQATMGIILGLKYKADTLSNKLLELLVIISCIFVAAFGWSWGPLGWTVPSEIFPLETRSAGQAITVSVNLLSMFAITQSFLPLLCVFRYGIFLFFAGWICIMTVFVYLFLPETKGVPIEEMIFQWRKHWFWKKIVPPTETEEAKEKNEDPLEWIHNLIWEISSRYTAH, encoded by the exons atgatgTTTGTGGCCTGTAAGGTGATGTGGG GAGGAGTGGCGTCCATGGATCATTTTCTAATGAAGTTCTTCCCAAACTTGTACAAGAGAAAGTACTCCCACACAGAGACATATGGAAACAATTACTGCAGATATGATAATCAAAATCTGGGCCTGTTCAATTCATCGTTATATGTTGCAGGTCTCTTTGCTTCGCTGTGTGCATCTTATGTGACTAGAAAATATGGACGAACGAATAGTATTGTCCTTGGAGGCATCAGTTGCCTGTTAGGTGTAGCTCTTGAAGCTGGGGCCATAAACCTGAGCATGCTTTTCACCGGACGCATTATATATGGCGTGGGAATTGGCTTTGGAAATCAG GCAATCCCGGTTTACATTTCAGAGTTGGCCCCTGCAAATCTCCGGGGTGGATTGAACATGATGTTCGAAGTAGCGATAACCTTTGGGTTCTTCACTGCAAGCATGATAAACTATGGAACCCAGAAAATAAACCATTGGGGATGGCGTCTCTCTTTGGGTTTAGGTGCAGTTCCTGCACTAATATTGACTGTTGGAGGGATATTATTTCTCCCTGAGACCCCCAATTGCCTCATAGAGCAAGGTCATGTGGAGAAAGGCAGGGCTTGTTTAGAAAAAATTAGAGGGACAAAGAATGTTCAAGCTGAATTTGAAGACATGATGGACGCAAGAGAATTGGCTAAAGTAATAAAAAATCCATATAGGAACattttaaaaagaacaaatcgTCCACAACTGGTCATGGCAATCTGCATGCCAGCATTTCACATTTTGACTGGTATTAAGACATTACTGTTCTATGCTCCTATACTATTCCAGAGTTTGGGACTTGGGGAGAATTCTTCTCTCTATTGTTCTGTATTGACTGGAATTTTGCCCCTGTTTGCGGGGCTCTTTTCTATGGCCACAGTAGACAGATGGGGGCGCAGGGCCTTGCTACTTTGGGGAGGAATTGTGATGATGATATGCCAG GCAACAATGGGTATAATATTGGGCTTGAAGTATAAAGCAGATACACTCTCAAATAAGTTGTTAGAGCTATTGGTAATCATTTCATGTATATTTGTTGCTGCTTTTGGGTGGTCCTGGGGCCCTCTTGGATGGACTGTGCCAAGTGAAATCTTTCCATTAGAAACACGCTCCGCTGGACAGGCCATTACTGTGTCTGTGAACCTTCTTTCAATGTTTGCAATTACTCAATCCTTTCTACCCCTTTTATGTGTTTTCAGATATGGGATCTTCCTATTCTTTGCAGGTTGGATCTGCATTATGACAGTCTTTGTATACCTCTTCTTGCCAGAAACCAAAGGTGTACCCATTGAAGAAATGATCTTTCAGTGGAGAAAACACTGGTTTTGGAAGAAAATTGTGCCACCTACTGAAACTGAAGaagcaaaagagaaaaatgaagatcCCCTAGAGTGGATTCATAACTTAATTTGGGAGATTTCATCCCGCTATACTGCTCACTAG
- the LOC131067758 gene encoding sugar transport protein 7 isoform X1, giving the protein MARPKGKGICEERVDRYEGKTTVYVVLACMVASMGGVLFGYDFGVSGGVASMDHFLMKFFPNLYKRKYSHTETYGNNYCRYDNQNLGLFNSSLYVAGLFASLCASYVTRKYGRTNSIVLGGISCLLGVALEAGAINLSMLFTGRIIYGVGIGFGNQAIPVYISELAPANLRGGLNMMFEVAITFGFFTASMINYGTQKINHWGWRLSLGLGAVPALILTVGGILFLPETPNCLIEQGHVEKGRACLEKIRGTKNVQAEFEDMMDARELAKVIKNPYRNILKRTNRPQLVMAICMPAFHILTGIKTLLFYAPILFQSLGLGENSSLYCSVLTGILPLFAGLFSMATVDRWGRRALLLWGGIVMMICQATMGIILGLKYKADTLSNKLLELLVIISCIFVAAFGWSWGPLGWTVPSEIFPLETRSAGQAITVSVNLLSMFAITQSFLPLLCVFRYGIFLFFAGWICIMTVFVYLFLPETKGVPIEEMIFQWRKHWFWKKIVPPTETEEAKEKNEDPLEWIHNLIWEISSRYTAH; this is encoded by the exons ATGGCAAGGCCAAAGGGGAAGGGGATTTGCGAGGAAAGAGTAGATCGATATGAGGGCAAAACTACTGTATATGTGGTGCTGGCATGCATGGTTGCTTCCATGGGCGGTGTTCTTTTTGGTTATGACTTTGGTGTATCGG GAGGAGTGGCGTCCATGGATCATTTTCTAATGAAGTTCTTCCCAAACTTGTACAAGAGAAAGTACTCCCACACAGAGACATATGGAAACAATTACTGCAGATATGATAATCAAAATCTGGGCCTGTTCAATTCATCGTTATATGTTGCAGGTCTCTTTGCTTCGCTGTGTGCATCTTATGTGACTAGAAAATATGGACGAACGAATAGTATTGTCCTTGGAGGCATCAGTTGCCTGTTAGGTGTAGCTCTTGAAGCTGGGGCCATAAACCTGAGCATGCTTTTCACCGGACGCATTATATATGGCGTGGGAATTGGCTTTGGAAATCAG GCAATCCCGGTTTACATTTCAGAGTTGGCCCCTGCAAATCTCCGGGGTGGATTGAACATGATGTTCGAAGTAGCGATAACCTTTGGGTTCTTCACTGCAAGCATGATAAACTATGGAACCCAGAAAATAAACCATTGGGGATGGCGTCTCTCTTTGGGTTTAGGTGCAGTTCCTGCACTAATATTGACTGTTGGAGGGATATTATTTCTCCCTGAGACCCCCAATTGCCTCATAGAGCAAGGTCATGTGGAGAAAGGCAGGGCTTGTTTAGAAAAAATTAGAGGGACAAAGAATGTTCAAGCTGAATTTGAAGACATGATGGACGCAAGAGAATTGGCTAAAGTAATAAAAAATCCATATAGGAACattttaaaaagaacaaatcgTCCACAACTGGTCATGGCAATCTGCATGCCAGCATTTCACATTTTGACTGGTATTAAGACATTACTGTTCTATGCTCCTATACTATTCCAGAGTTTGGGACTTGGGGAGAATTCTTCTCTCTATTGTTCTGTATTGACTGGAATTTTGCCCCTGTTTGCGGGGCTCTTTTCTATGGCCACAGTAGACAGATGGGGGCGCAGGGCCTTGCTACTTTGGGGAGGAATTGTGATGATGATATGCCAG GCAACAATGGGTATAATATTGGGCTTGAAGTATAAAGCAGATACACTCTCAAATAAGTTGTTAGAGCTATTGGTAATCATTTCATGTATATTTGTTGCTGCTTTTGGGTGGTCCTGGGGCCCTCTTGGATGGACTGTGCCAAGTGAAATCTTTCCATTAGAAACACGCTCCGCTGGACAGGCCATTACTGTGTCTGTGAACCTTCTTTCAATGTTTGCAATTACTCAATCCTTTCTACCCCTTTTATGTGTTTTCAGATATGGGATCTTCCTATTCTTTGCAGGTTGGATCTGCATTATGACAGTCTTTGTATACCTCTTCTTGCCAGAAACCAAAGGTGTACCCATTGAAGAAATGATCTTTCAGTGGAGAAAACACTGGTTTTGGAAGAAAATTGTGCCACCTACTGAAACTGAAGaagcaaaagagaaaaatgaagatcCCCTAGAGTGGATTCATAACTTAATTTGGGAGATTTCATCCCGCTATACTGCTCACTAG